The Helianthus annuus cultivar XRQ/B chromosome 16, HanXRQr2.0-SUNRISE, whole genome shotgun sequence genome includes a window with the following:
- the LOC110919934 gene encoding uncharacterized protein LOC110919934 yields the protein MNKVPTAEALMYRNIGINDPSCPLCSLEVENADHLFIACFIASTVWNGVSKWCKIPQLFAFSFQDLLSIYNGLAVSEKKKEAVQGIIMITCWSLWRARNNVKFSNVPVKIEESVLEIGGSGFLIVVSSS from the exons ATGAACAAAGTCCCTACTGCCGAGGCTCTTATGTATCGAAATATTGGAATTAATGACCCGTCGTGTCCGTTATGCAGTTTAGAAGTCGAGAACGCTGATCATCTTTTCATTGCTTGTTTTATCGCTTCAACGGTGTGGAATGGAGTTAGTAAATGGTGTAAAATTCCTCAACTTTTCGCGTTTTCTTTTCAAGATCTCCTTTCAATTTATAATGGTCTTGCTGTGTCGGAGAAGAAAAAGGAGGCGGTGCAAGGCATTATTATGATTACATGTTGGAGTCTATGGCGTGCCAGGAATAATGTTAAGTTTTCGAATGTTCCGGTCAAAATAGAAG AATCAGTTCTTGAAATCGGTGGCTCTGGGTTCTTGATCGTCGTTTCATCTTCTTAG